A stretch of DNA from Phycisphaerae bacterium:
ATCAATATCATCGCGACGGCGGAAGCCTCGCTCAACGAAGTCGCCTCGCTGCTGACCGACATTCAAGGCCTCATCGTCGAGATCGCCAATGACGCCGCTATGTCGGAGGACGAAAAACAGGCCAACCAGTTGCAGATCAACTCCGCCATCGAGTCCATCACGCGCATCGCCAACACCGCGTCGTTCGCGGGCCGCAAACTGCTCAACGGCGAACTGGACTACGTCACCAGCGGCGTCGATCCGACCATGATCGGAACGTACGCGATTCATCGCTGCCAGTTCGGCACGGCCAGCTACATCCCGGTCGACGTCGCGGTCACTGTGTCCGCACAGCACGCACAGCTTCAGATTCGAAACAGCGCAATTACCAACACCATCAACGTCGAGATCCGCGGCTCGATCGGAACCACCGTGCTCAGCTTCACCTCCGGCACGTCCGTCACCGACATCATGGCGGCCGTCAATCGCGAGAGCCAGGCCAGCGGTATTGAAGCCGTGTACTTGAACGACGCCAATCCCGCCAGCGGCATGGCGTTCCAGAGCATCGGGTTCGGCTCCGACGAGTTCGTCGAGGTGACGCTGCTGCCCGGCAGCGGCGCTCTGACCCTCTATCGCCCCGACGGCACCACGCAGTCGTCCAGCACGATGCGGTCCATCGGACGCGACGCCATCGCCAGCATCAACGGCGCCCAGGTCATCGGCCGGGGCTTGGAGCTGAACCTCCAGACCCGCACCCTCGAACTCAGTCTGACGCTCGACAAGAACTTCGGCATCGGATCCACGACCTTCGCCGTAACCGGAGGAGGCGCACTCTTCCAGCTCGGTCCCGACGTCAACACCAACCAGCAGGTGAACCTGGGCATCCAGTCGGTCGCGGCGTCGCGGCTCGGCAATCCGCTGATCGGTTACCTCAGCCAGGTGATGTCGAGCCAGGCGTTCGATCCGACGAGGAGCCTGTCCAACGCCAACTACGCGTCGCAGATCGTCAACGAAGCCAACCGGCAGGTGTCGGTGCTGCGCGGACGACTGGGCGCCTTTGAACGAAATACGTTGCAGACCAATATCCGCTCGCTCGAGGTGACGATGGAAAACCTCATATCCAGCGAGTCGGCGATTCGCGACGCTGATTTTGCCTATGAGACCTCGCGGTTGACGCGTAATCAGATTCTGGTCAGCGCGGGCACCAGCGTGCTGGCTCTGGCGAATTCCAGCTCGCAGAACGTCCTTGCGCTGCTCGGCGGATAAGACTGCGCCTCAACCTGGCGCGGGTCGCGCACGGCCGCCTTCACGCTCAGCGGCACAGGCTCAGCTTGATCGCTTCTGAGCGCGTCGGCCTCTCCTGAGCACCTGCGCCTCAGAAGCAAATCGTAATGGCCGAAACGATGCGCATCCGCCGCAAATCGAGCTGACGAATGCGGATCGCGGGCGCCGGGTGGCAGGGTCTCGACCGGGGCCCGCGAGCCCGCCCCAAGGCCGATCCGCGCGCCGCCCCGAGGCAAGCCCGCGTTTTCTGCACGTTTTCTTCGTCCGGATCGCGACGATCACGCCGTCTCGTATTCTCGGTCCTTGACGCCGTTGTCCGGTAAAAGGACCGGGCAAAAGCTCCCAAACGACCTGCTGCGGTTTATGAGACCTGACAACGACGGACTGCCTCGCAAGCCGAAGTCCCGATCCTTCTCTGGCGTCGGGATAAAACTAAAGCGGGCGCCGGAAGCTGACGATCCGACCTTCGCCGTCGAAGGATCGGCGGACCTGGCTTCCGGCTTCCCATGCAAAGTCGACGCAGCAGCTGAGCGTTGACCCCGGGACGGATGAGGTTGGACAGGGAAGTTGAATGCTGACCGCAGGCACCTGTATCGACGAGTCGTCGATAGGTCCCGGGTGATGCGGCAGAGAAAGAGCGGACACTGTCCTGCGGGCGAACCGCCAGATGGGCGCCGCACCGCAAACCGCCGATCGGACCGGAACTCCACAGGGGGACACGTCCGGGGAGCGCCGGAAGAGCCGGTCGCGGCTGGTTGGAGGCACGTACAATGAGTCGTATTATGACCAATGTGTCGTCTCTGGTGGCGGCACGAATTCTGGACAGCAACAACAAGATGCTGAATACCTCTCTGGAGAGGCTCAGCACGGGCTACCGCATCAACCGCGGAAAGGACGATCCTGCGGGCTTGATTGCATCCGAGACCCTGCGAGGCGAAATCGCGGCCATTAAAGCCGCCATG
This window harbors:
- a CDS encoding flagellin; its protein translation is MARINTNVPAIVAQRALRQSQRELQVSLERLSSGLRINRGADDPAGLISSELLRAEISGIQKSISNSQRAINIIATAEASLNEVASLLTDIQGLIVEIANDAAMSEDEKQANQLQINSAIESITRIANTASFAGRKLLNGELDYVTSGVDPTMIGTYAIHRCQFGTASYIPVDVAVTVSAQHAQLQIRNSAITNTINVEIRGSIGTTVLSFTSGTSVTDIMAAVNRESQASGIEAVYLNDANPASGMAFQSIGFGSDEFVEVTLLPGSGALTLYRPDGTTQSSSTMRSIGRDAIASINGAQVIGRGLELNLQTRTLELSLTLDKNFGIGSTTFAVTGGGALFQLGPDVNTNQQVNLGIQSVAASRLGNPLIGYLSQVMSSQAFDPTRSLSNANYASQIVNEANRQVSVLRGRLGAFERNTLQTNIRSLEVTMENLISSESAIRDADFAYETSRLTRNQILVSAGTSVLALANSSSQNVLALLGG